A single region of the Gemmatimonadota bacterium genome encodes:
- a CDS encoding transposase, translated as ERCDQENVIEQLKNGVNALRVPLYDLVSNWAYMVIAALAWNIKSWFAMMMHLKRDRKEYLGMEFRRFIHSVILIPCRVTRQARSITIRLLGYQPTLDRFFSAWRTIERTGFG; from the coding sequence CGAGCGCTGCGACCAGGAGAACGTCATCGAGCAGCTCAAGAATGGCGTCAACGCGCTACGGGTGCCGCTCTACGACCTGGTGAGCAACTGGGCCTACATGGTCATCGCGGCCTTGGCTTGGAACATCAAGTCGTGGTTCGCCATGATGATGCACCTGAAGCGGGACCGGAAGGAATATCTCGGCATGGAGTTCCGCCGCTTCATCCACAGCGTCATCCTCATACCCTGCCGCGTGACGCGGCAAGCGCGCAGCATCACGATCCGGCTCCTTGGCTACCAACCCACTCTGGACCGCTTCTTCAGCGCCTGGCGCACCATCGAGCGCACTGGCTTCGGGTAG